One window from the genome of Anaerococcus sp. Marseille-Q7828 encodes:
- a CDS encoding DUF1576 domain-containing protein, translated as MSRLSDFRYRDFYIASLIFVIFGLSLDSITNIYQGLLNILTSPSVLVSDYMEIGGMGAAFVNAGLMLLFSVFVADKSGARLTGALISGLFTVLGFSFFGKNILNTIPLMLGVYLYCKFKKLEVSNYMHVMCFVTGISPVVSLFYFGLNFNIITGLILGTLVGILVGFIIIPVSASMISFHDGYSLYNVGFSLGVIGIIIAGNLRMFDRLIPEVNIIYTGSDLYPMVFMLIICLIFVCYGLINNKGLRGYGKLLKQSGRLVSDFTILFNKYLVIFNVGITGIICILFVKFCGGVTNGPILGGILTVMGFSVFGKHPKNILPIMLGVLIASIFNKYDPSGTPAILTALFSTTIAPIAGEFGIIAGLFAGFSHKAVATNVGFIHGGINLYNNGLAGGFVAAVLVPLFRNLIERYKDE; from the coding sequence ATGAGTCGACTGAGTGATTTTAGATATAGAGATTTTTATATAGCAAGTTTAATATTTGTTATTTTTGGTCTGTCATTAGATTCTATAACAAATATATACCAAGGGTTATTAAATATTTTGACTTCTCCATCTGTTTTGGTTTCTGATTATATGGAGATAGGAGGAATGGGTGCAGCTTTTGTAAATGCTGGTTTGATGTTACTATTTTCAGTTTTTGTTGCTGATAAAAGTGGGGCAAGGCTTACAGGTGCACTCATATCTGGCCTATTTACAGTCTTGGGCTTCTCCTTTTTTGGCAAGAATATTTTAAATACAATCCCACTTATGCTTGGAGTCTACTTGTATTGTAAGTTTAAAAAGTTAGAAGTATCAAATTATATGCATGTTATGTGCTTTGTAACTGGTATTAGCCCAGTTGTATCTTTGTTTTACTTTGGCTTAAATTTTAACATAATCACAGGCCTTATCCTGGGCACTCTTGTCGGTATATTGGTAGGTTTTATAATAATTCCTGTTTCGGCAAGCATGATCAGTTTCCATGACGGATATTCCCTATACAATGTTGGCTTTAGCCTTGGCGTTATAGGAATAATCATTGCTGGTAACTTGAGGATGTTTGATAGGCTCATCCCAGAAGTTAATATAATATATACAGGTAGTGACTTATATCCTATGGTATTTATGCTAATCATATGTCTAATATTTGTATGTTATGGTTTGATTAATAATAAGGGTCTTAGGGGCTACGGGAAATTGCTCAAACAAAGTGGTAGACTAGTAAGCGATTTTACTATTTTGTTTAATAAATATTTGGTTATTTTTAATGTTGGAATAACTGGTATTATCTGCATATTATTTGTCAAATTTTGTGGGGGAGTTACTAATGGACCAATATTAGGAGGTATTCTCACTGTAATGGGCTTTAGTGTTTTTGGAAAACATCCCAAAAATATACTTCCTATAATGCTAGGTGTTCTCATAGCGAGTATTTTTAATAAGTATGATCCTTCTGGAACACCAGCCATATTAACAGCTCTGTTTTCAACTACTATAGCACCTATTGCTGGGGAGTTTGGTATAATAGCCGGTCTTTTTGCAGGATTCTCACATAAGGCTGTTGCTACAAATGTCGGTTTCATTCACGGTGGTATAAACTTATATAATAATGGACTTGCAGGAGGATTTGTTGCTGCAGTTTTGGTACCATTATTTAGAAATTTAATTGAGAGGTATAAGGATGAATAA
- a CDS encoding alpha/beta fold hydrolase, with product MKKTLKKVLLAILAIFIIAVTGFTAFVGRQVFQGYSNAASREETVENISYSKKSYDELVDKYKLYKIDIPKDNSDIKVPAFLVQKEGNHNIAVLVHGMGGTKESMADLVEGFLDIGYDVLAYDQRNSGENMVDYNTFGVLESYDTLAVLSYIVPKYKEKYQDAKSILWGESYGGLTSIIAAGREDYYIDYLILDSSISDGRILLEEVMEDATKGQDIPMSYLMAAGDWYSRFAVGIKFSDFDGLKWIKNVRKPVLITNSNVDTLTPPYMAEDLYKAISHDKKELHLIDGFNHASFPKNANDEYMKIVEDFLEKYQADSEDIDESTE from the coding sequence ATGAAAAAGACCCTAAAGAAAGTATTGCTTGCTATTCTTGCTATTTTTATTATTGCTGTGACAGGATTTACAGCCTTTGTTGGTAGGCAAGTTTTCCAAGGCTATAGCAATGCAGCGTCACGTGAGGAGACAGTAGAAAATATTTCCTATAGCAAAAAATCCTATGATGAACTTGTCGATAAGTACAAGCTTTATAAGATAGACATTCCAAAGGATAATTCTGATATAAAAGTACCAGCTTTTTTAGTTCAAAAAGAAGGCAACCACAATATTGCAGTTCTAGTTCACGGCATGGGTGGGACAAAAGAATCTATGGCAGATTTAGTTGAAGGATTCTTGGACATTGGTTATGATGTTCTTGCCTATGATCAAAGGAATTCTGGTGAAAATATGGTAGATTATAACACATTTGGAGTTTTAGAATCTTATGATACACTTGCTGTTTTGTCCTATATAGTTCCTAAATACAAGGAAAAATACCAAGATGCCAAGTCAATCTTGTGGGGAGAATCATATGGGGGACTTACAAGCATCATTGCTGCAGGTCGTGAAGACTATTATATAGATTATTTGATTTTGGATTCTAGTATATCTGATGGAAGAATCCTACTTGAAGAAGTGATGGAAGACGCTACAAAGGGTCAAGATATACCTATGTCATATTTGATGGCGGCAGGGGATTGGTATTCTAGATTTGCTGTTGGGATAAAGTTTAGTGATTTTGATGGCTTAAAATGGATTAAAAATGTAAGAAAGCCAGTTCTTATTACAAATTCAAATGTCGATACCTTGACACCACCATATATGGCTGAGGATTTATACAAGGCCATAAGCCATGATAAAAAGGAACTTCACCTGATAGATGGCTTTAACCATGCGTCTTTTCCAAAAAATGCCAATGATGAATATATGAAAATAGTAGAAGATTTTTTAGAAAAATATCAAGCAGATAGTGAGGATATAGATGAGTCGACTGAGTGA
- a CDS encoding MarR family transcriptional regulator, which produces MQENIDNKQYIFASIFILANRLQTACEKIQKDITMKQWLMLALISKTDSKQNLSDIGKIMGCSRQNVKKLARPLQEKGYIEFLKGDNNSLNIITTDKFDQYSKSMASRHSKSLELLFDEFSNEELINMAKYFDKFFLTIENVEAYGEEINEGK; this is translated from the coding sequence ATGCAAGAAAATATCGATAATAAACAATATATTTTCGCAAGTATATTTATTTTGGCAAACAGGCTACAAACTGCATGTGAGAAGATCCAAAAAGATATAACTATGAAGCAATGGCTGATGCTTGCCTTGATAAGTAAGACAGATAGCAAGCAAAACTTAAGCGATATTGGAAAAATCATGGGATGTTCCAGACAAAATGTAAAAAAATTAGCAAGACCTCTTCAAGAAAAGGGATACATAGAATTTTTAAAAGGAGATAATAATTCCTTGAATATCATAACAACAGATAAGTTTGATCAATATTCAAAATCTATGGCAAGTAGACATAGTAAAAGCCTAGAATTATTGTTTGATGAATTTTCCAATGAAGAACTAATTAATATGGCTAAATATTTTGATAAATTTTTCCTAACTATAGAAAATGTAGAAGCATACGGAGAAGAGATTAATGAAGGGAAGTAA
- a CDS encoding DUF6544 family protein — protein MKGSKNTFMIIFGILLTIVGILIIYFNISYSPIRNNFENDYKLLIERSAGKKEYFNSEDFENFPLPIQKYIANNGFLGKEKMDYAYIEYSNIDFAQSPEKRIKINYIQYNFANKANRIAMIKSSIFGIPFEGYDYYINGQGGMKGMIAKMVTLFHEKGKEMDKGALCTYLSECLFIPSSIIYNDKISFEEMDPYNIRASIDDNGTSVSGIFSFNEDYEITRFYTEDRPAVKDDGSIDYIPWSANILSYKKYKDGINMASHVQIIWHYPKEDFLYFDGHLDKLIYK, from the coding sequence ATGAAGGGAAGTAAAAATACATTTATGATTATCTTTGGCATATTACTAACTATTGTAGGTATACTAATCATTTATTTTAATATATCATATTCCCCTATTAGAAATAATTTTGAGAATGATTATAAGCTACTAATTGAAAGATCAGCCGGTAAAAAAGAATATTTCAATAGCGAAGACTTTGAAAATTTTCCTCTACCTATTCAAAAATATATAGCTAATAATGGGTTTCTTGGAAAAGAGAAAATGGACTATGCTTATATTGAATATTCAAATATTGATTTTGCCCAAAGTCCTGAAAAGAGGATTAAAATCAACTATATCCAATATAATTTTGCTAATAAAGCAAACCGCATAGCCATGATCAAAAGTTCAATATTTGGCATTCCTTTTGAGGGTTACGATTATTATATAAATGGTCAAGGTGGTATGAAAGGTATGATTGCTAAGATGGTCACTTTGTTCCATGAAAAAGGCAAAGAAATGGACAAAGGAGCACTTTGTACTTACCTATCTGAATGCTTATTTATTCCATCAAGCATCATTTATAATGACAAGATTAGTTTTGAAGAAATGGATCCTTACAATATCAGAGCAAGTATTGATGATAATGGTACAAGTGTCAGTGGTATTTTTTCTTTTAATGAAGATTATGAAATCACTAGATTTTATACTGAAGATAGGCCAGCAGTAAAAGATGATGGTAGCATAGATTATATCCCTTGGAGTGCAAATATTTTATCTTATAAGAAATACAAAGATGGTATCAATATGGCAAGTCACGTTCAAATAATTTGGCATTATCCAAAAGAAGATTTCCTATATTTTGATGGGCATTTAGACAAATTAATCTACAAATAA
- a CDS encoding DegV family protein, whose protein sequence is MTDYVLSSESTIDLDPSFVDELDISIINANYELNGQVYLDDFGQSLDMKVFYDNMRNGASPSTSRINTNTYVEYFKPILKNGKDIIHLCLSSGMSSQFDSLVQAFELLKEEFPERKMYAVDSVMASAGFGMLTSKLAQLKKEGMDIESLYKWAEDNKRHVINYTSNENLEYVARGGRISKTAATLGGLLHISPLIEVDDTGHMIVTSKIRTRKKLLKTIVDKMAANANDGLDYNDQIYISHADNIEIVDELIELIKDKFKKLDQEIKVSNIGPTIGSHIGPGTLAVFYWGKERMVGYKE, encoded by the coding sequence ATGACGGATTATGTTTTAAGTTCTGAATCAACCATAGATTTAGATCCTAGCTTTGTTGATGAACTTGATATTAGTATTATTAATGCAAATTATGAATTAAATGGCCAAGTATACTTAGATGATTTTGGCCAAAGTTTAGATATGAAAGTTTTTTATGATAATATGAGAAATGGTGCAAGCCCTAGCACATCTAGGATAAATACCAATACTTATGTAGAATATTTTAAACCGATACTTAAAAATGGCAAAGATATTATTCACTTATGCCTTTCATCAGGAATGTCTAGCCAATTTGATTCTTTAGTTCAAGCATTTGAATTGTTAAAAGAAGAGTTTCCAGAAAGAAAGATGTATGCTGTTGATTCTGTTATGGCATCAGCTGGTTTTGGTATGCTTACTTCAAAACTTGCTCAGCTGAAAAAAGAAGGCATGGATATAGAAAGCCTATATAAATGGGCTGAAGATAATAAAAGGCATGTAATAAATTACACTTCAAATGAAAACTTAGAATATGTTGCTAGAGGAGGCAGGATATCAAAAACTGCTGCTACTCTTGGTGGCTTGCTTCATATAAGTCCTCTAATCGAAGTAGATGACACAGGTCATATGATAGTGACAAGCAAGATTAGAACAAGGAAGAAATTATTAAAAACAATTGTAGATAAGATGGCAGCAAATGCCAATGATGGTCTAGATTACAATGATCAAATTTATATATCTCATGCTGATAATATAGAGATAGTAGATGAATTAATTGAATTAATTAAAGATAAATTTAAAAAACTAGATCAAGAAATCAAAGTTTCAAATATTGGACCAACCATAGGCAGCCACATTGGCCCAGGTACCCTGGCAGTATTTTATTGGGGCAAGGAGAGAATGGTTGGATATAAAGAATAA
- a CDS encoding AI-2E family transporter: MELFKEFLRKTGIGLKEYIKSELITSAICFALLLFGLYIGKVPYFGLIALVIAIVDMLPVLGSGIILIPWSIIAFAQTNHKLAFILIIIFILTFVIEQVVQPLIFGKSVGLKPIYTLLITIISMIVFSPAMGAIIGSIISIIIAVIIDIKNTYNKKA; this comes from the coding sequence ATGGAATTATTTAAAGAATTTTTGAGAAAAACTGGCATAGGTCTAAAAGAATATATAAAATCAGAGCTTATAACATCAGCTATATGTTTTGCCCTGCTATTATTTGGTCTATACATTGGAAAGGTTCCATATTTCGGCCTTATTGCCTTAGTTATAGCAATAGTTGATATGCTACCAGTCCTAGGATCAGGGATAATTCTCATACCATGGTCAATAATAGCATTTGCTCAGACTAATCATAAGCTAGCTTTTATTTTAATAATTATATTTATTTTAACTTTTGTAATTGAACAAGTAGTTCAACCATTAATCTTTGGAAAGAGTGTGGGTTTAAAACCTATATATACATTACTTATCACAATTATATCCATGATTGTATTTTCGCCTGCCATGGGAGCAATAATTGGATCTATAATATCAATTATAATAGCTGTGATAATAGATATAAAAAATACCTACAATAAAAAAGCCTAA
- a CDS encoding DUF2871 family protein, protein MQIFESLFDIAYLGLVMALGIRLVLEDKKEAKLFGIMAIILGAGDSFHLIPRVISHLSSGGFEAYVASLSWGKFVTSITMTIFYILYYYFYRKQSGDNDNRKKIIIYALAAIRIILVLMPQNNWGRPDESYTWGIYRNIPFAIMGLLLIIWSYKEKEKPGLKNMWWLILLSFAFYIPVVLFADTIPVIGALMMPKTLAYLFIVISGFKYFIGEFTINSLLGISVTYAIMGIFTGAFAREFSRFYGVYGHNQLNLVHTHNLAMGFLAIMVLYLLMKKYDKQKIQEIKKPFHIYVGSHIFSFVCMFVIGLYQVIGSVDKGVINLSALQGITGIGHIGLTIAMVWMLYKIYKFEKVANMN, encoded by the coding sequence ATGCAAATATTTGAAAGTTTATTTGATATAGCTTATTTAGGCTTGGTAATGGCCTTGGGTATAAGGCTGGTTTTGGAAGATAAAAAAGAAGCAAAATTGTTTGGAATCATGGCTATTATTTTGGGAGCTGGTGATAGTTTTCATTTAATACCACGAGTTATATCCCACCTAAGCTCAGGAGGATTTGAGGCTTATGTGGCTAGTCTTTCTTGGGGTAAATTTGTCACAAGTATTACAATGACCATATTTTATATTTTGTATTACTATTTTTATAGAAAACAAAGTGGTGATAATGACAATAGAAAGAAAATTATTATATATGCACTAGCTGCTATTAGGATAATTCTTGTTCTTATGCCACAAAATAATTGGGGCAGACCAGATGAATCCTATACTTGGGGCATTTATAGAAATATACCATTTGCTATAATGGGACTATTGCTCATAATTTGGTCTTATAAAGAAAAAGAAAAGCCAGGACTTAAAAATATGTGGTGGCTAATTTTACTTAGCTTCGCATTTTACATTCCTGTTGTTCTATTTGCGGATACTATACCAGTAATTGGTGCTCTAATGATGCCAAAGACTCTTGCTTACTTATTTATAGTAATCTCTGGATTTAAATATTTTATAGGAGAATTTACTATCAATTCCCTATTAGGAATTTCAGTTACCTATGCTATTATGGGAATATTTACAGGTGCTTTTGCCAGAGAATTCTCTAGATTCTACGGAGTATATGGCCACAACCAATTAAACCTAGTTCATACACATAATTTAGCTATGGGATTTTTGGCTATTATGGTCCTTTACCTATTAATGAAAAAATATGATAAGCAGAAAATCCAAGAAATCAAAAAGCCATTTCATATCTATGTTGGATCACATATATTTTCCTTTGTATGCATGTTTGTTATTGGACTATACCAGGTTATAGGAAGCGTAGATAAAGGTGTTATTAATCTTTCTGCCTTACAAGGAATCACAGGTATTGGACATATAGGTCTTACAATTGCTATGGTTTGGATGCTCTACAAAATCTATAAGTTTGAAAAAGTTGCGAATATGAATTAA
- a CDS encoding TetR/AcrR family transcriptional regulator, with the protein MPKETFYNLDEEKRKKITEVLISEFSQKPFSDVNVKTIVERLGIARGSFYQYFEDLEDSYFYILDKKTHDIHKLFLTSLEKNDGDVISSLNDYGYDIADIIFKEDSYMLYKNRFLYWDESLNKSWNNCHQDYKDLFKNIEKMGVDEEKIIFVRAIVHNLIQRNFREEWDRATFLEKYKIHMGWVKEGIFNANI; encoded by the coding sequence TTGCCAAAGGAAACTTTTTATAATTTAGATGAAGAAAAGAGAAAAAAGATTACGGAAGTTTTGATATCAGAATTTTCACAAAAACCATTTTCAGATGTGAATGTTAAAACAATTGTAGAAAGATTGGGGATTGCCAGAGGGAGCTTTTATCAGTATTTTGAAGATCTGGAAGATTCTTATTTTTATATCTTGGATAAAAAAACCCACGACATACATAAGCTTTTTTTGACAAGTTTAGAAAAAAATGACGGTGATGTAATTTCTTCTTTAAATGATTATGGATATGATATTGCTGATATCATTTTTAAGGAAGATTCGTACATGCTTTACAAAAATAGATTTCTCTATTGGGATGAAAGCTTAAACAAATCGTGGAATAATTGCCACCAAGATTACAAAGATCTTTTTAAAAACATAGAGAAAATGGGTGTGGATGAAGAAAAAATAATTTTTGTGAGGGCAATAGTCCATAATCTAATTCAGAGAAATTTTAGAGAAGAATGGGATAGGGCAACTTTTTTAGAAAAATATAAGATCCATATGGGATGGGTCAAGGAAGGAATTTTTAATGCAAATATTTGA
- the aac(6') gene encoding aminoglycoside 6'-N-acetyltransferase, with protein sequence MIREARKEEALVPAQMARKIWGNDSVEEFKKEFEEFAENQNMVSFIIYEDSNPIGFANLSIRYDYVEGCETTPVAYLEGIYVDEKYRNRGYGRDLVKACENWAKDRDIKEFASDCELTNLSSFAFHKAIGFEEANRIICFKKDL encoded by the coding sequence ATGATTAGAGAAGCTAGGAAAGAAGAAGCATTAGTCCCGGCCCAAATGGCAAGAAAAATTTGGGGCAATGATTCAGTTGAAGAATTTAAAAAAGAATTTGAAGAATTTGCTGAGAATCAAAACATGGTAAGTTTTATTATCTATGAAGATAGTAATCCTATTGGCTTTGCAAATCTTAGCATACGTTATGACTATGTGGAAGGCTGCGAAACAACACCTGTTGCCTATCTTGAGGGAATATATGTTGATGAAAAGTATAGAAACAGGGGTTATGGCAGAGATTTGGTAAAAGCTTGTGAAAACTGGGCCAAAGATAGAGATATTAAAGAATTTGCTAGTGACTGCGAACTAACAAATTTAAGTAGTTTTGCCTTTCACAAAGCCATAGGATTTGAAGAAGCTAACAGAATTATTTGCTTTAAGAAGGATTTGTAA
- a CDS encoding GNAT family N-acetyltransferase, protein MTKYIIREARKEDAEKVLEYTKIVGGQTNNLTFGSEGLGLTIDEEKNILERVSNSDKSIFLLACLNDEIIGLGNISAKTRNRMNHKAVLGISIKKEFWGQGIAQELMAKLIEFSNESGLEIIELTVRSDNERAINLYKKFGFKKTGTIPADMKIDGKYFDTDYMVLDLRERKKYEKR, encoded by the coding sequence ATGACAAAATATATTATAAGAGAAGCAAGAAAAGAAGATGCAGAGAAAGTTCTTGAATATACTAAGATAGTTGGAGGTCAAACAAACAATCTTACTTTTGGAAGTGAGGGACTAGGACTAACAATTGATGAAGAAAAAAATATTTTAGAACGTGTATCTAATAGTGATAAATCAATATTTTTACTTGCATGTCTTAATGATGAAATTATAGGACTTGGAAATATTTCTGCAAAGACAAGAAATAGAATGAATCATAAGGCAGTCTTGGGTATATCTATTAAAAAAGAATTTTGGGGACAGGGCATTGCACAAGAATTAATGGCTAAATTGATTGAATTTTCCAATGAATCTGGTCTTGAAATAATAGAATTAACAGTTAGAAGTGATAATGAAAGAGCAATTAATCTGTATAAAAAATTTGGTTTTAAAAAGACAGGGACTATTCCTGCAGATATGAAGATTGATGGTAAGTATTTTGACACTGACTATATGGTTTTAGATTTAAGAGAAAGAAAAAAGTATGAGAAAAGATGA
- a CDS encoding GNAT family N-acetyltransferase: protein MKIKIKEITDKNEKETIAREILYDLPEWFGLPESTEEYIRDSKDKDFFAGYVDEKVAGFIVLNPTSSDTAEIFVMGVKKEFHRLGLGTNLVKSYEKLAIERGYSYSQVKTVKSGRYVEYDITNNFYKSLGYVELECFPDMWDEWNPCQIYIKFIK, encoded by the coding sequence ATGAAAATAAAAATAAAAGAAATAACTGATAAAAATGAAAAAGAGACCATAGCTCGTGAAATCTTGTATGATCTGCCAGAGTGGTTTGGTTTGCCAGAATCAACTGAAGAATATATTAGAGATTCAAAAGATAAGGATTTTTTTGCTGGATATGTAGATGAGAAAGTTGCCGGTTTTATAGTTTTAAATCCTACAAGTTCTGATACAGCTGAGATTTTTGTAATGGGAGTGAAAAAAGAATTTCATAGGCTTGGCCTTGGTACAAATCTTGTTAAATCTTATGAAAAATTGGCAATTGAAAGAGGATATTCATATTCTCAAGTCAAAACTGTAAAATCAGGTCGTTATGTCGAATATGACATTACTAATAACTTTTATAAGTCTTTGGGATATGTGGAACTTGAATGCTTTCCGGATATGTGGGATGAGTGGAACCCGTGCCAGATTTATATTAAATTTATAAAATAG
- a CDS encoding DUF422 domain-containing protein yields MNWINAFEILCYIIVGILVFDILKMKNYRELGLLISGTIAGFSLELLAVKFTDIYHYSQDFYISIGFKPYQFPFFGGLMWGGISVCALRIARKFNFDNLRTALVGGFLVVTMDLLLDVVAIRLNGGFWVWDGRPITLDINHHMFMSVIWMNFLGYMFEVPAILYMTLKNWEKDKNKVNLFKSILIGFAGVLFVGICSGISLFLNKISDEWFAFLAFTILWIYILIAIIKKLVINRNYLTLTGKKDWTIIVFFGSLYIYCILGLVSLDIVRLKPIYGAFAILLSLFSLFLSLVEIENNRGNINENKNKRNN; encoded by the coding sequence ATGAACTGGATAAATGCTTTTGAAATCTTATGCTACATTATTGTTGGTATTCTGGTTTTTGATATATTAAAGATGAAAAATTATAGGGAACTAGGTCTTTTGATTTCTGGTACCATTGCTGGTTTTTCTCTTGAACTTCTTGCTGTTAAATTTACTGATATCTACCACTATAGCCAGGATTTTTATATTAGTATTGGTTTTAAACCCTATCAATTTCCTTTTTTTGGCGGTCTTATGTGGGGTGGCATTAGTGTTTGTGCCCTAAGAATTGCTAGGAAGTTTAATTTTGATAATCTAAGGACAGCCCTAGTCGGTGGCTTTTTGGTAGTAACCATGGATTTGCTCTTAGATGTTGTTGCAATAAGGCTTAATGGTGGATTTTGGGTATGGGATGGCAGACCAATTACTCTTGATATCAACCACCATATGTTTATGAGTGTAATTTGGATGAATTTCTTGGGCTATATGTTTGAAGTACCTGCCATATTATATATGACCCTAAAAAATTGGGAAAAGGATAAAAATAAAGTCAATTTATTTAAATCCATCTTGATAGGCTTTGCTGGAGTATTATTTGTAGGTATTTGTAGTGGAATTTCCTTGTTTTTAAATAAAATTAGTGATGAATGGTTTGCATTTTTAGCATTTACTATACTTTGGATTTATATTTTAATTGCCATTATAAAAAAATTAGTAATTAATAGGAATTATTTGACTTTAACTGGTAAAAAAGATTGGACTATTATAGTATTTTTCGGATCACTTTACATATATTGCATATTAGGTCTTGTAAGCTTAGATATTGTAAGATTAAAGCCTATTTATGGAGCTTTTGCAATATTGCTAAGTTTATTTAGCCTATTTTTATCACTTGTTGAAATAGAAAATAATAGGGGAAATATTAATGAAAATAAAAATAAAAGAAATAACTGA
- a CDS encoding YbaK/EbsC family protein: MNKEEVFKFLDSKGIEYVRLDHEPVYSMDDLVGMEMPVTDANAKNVFVYAKKNDKYYLITVHGDKKANLKKFKKDYGIKSLNFADDEQLAEVLDVVQGSVSPLSILNDKDHKVEFYLDKYFDKEDQLIACHPNENTATIWLKVTDLMDLIRENGNEASFFSNVSLEF, translated from the coding sequence ATGAACAAAGAAGAAGTATTTAAATTTTTGGATTCGAAGGGAATCGAATATGTGAGATTAGACCATGAACCGGTTTATTCAATGGATGACTTAGTAGGCATGGAAATGCCAGTAACTGATGCTAATGCCAAAAATGTATTTGTTTATGCCAAAAAGAATGATAAATATTATTTAATAACTGTTCATGGGGACAAAAAAGCCAATCTGAAAAAATTTAAAAAAGATTACGGCATAAAATCTCTAAACTTTGCTGATGATGAACAATTAGCTGAAGTTCTAGATGTAGTTCAAGGATCAGTAAGCCCATTAAGCATATTAAACGACAAAGATCACAAAGTAGAATTTTATTTAGACAAATATTTTGACAAGGAAGACCAATTAATAGCCTGCCACCCAAACGAAAATACAGCTACAATTTGGCTTAAAGTGACAGATTTGATGGATTTGATAAGAGAAAATGGCAATGAGGCAAGTTTCTTTTCTAATGTGAGCCTTGAATTTTAA
- a CDS encoding thioesterase — translation MKQEKQNKVAIQETYGERFQHCWGCGPQNEAGIHLKSYPSEDGKSVICKVIPDEKFTGGVPQNLFGGMIAMIFDCHGTASAAYFNHKNKGLELSEETVIGRYITARLEVDFKKPVPMNEEITVISTLEELTDRKAIVNMTMEACGEKRAESRIIAVGVKDNI, via the coding sequence ATGAAACAAGAAAAACAAAACAAAGTAGCGATCCAAGAAACATACGGTGAACGTTTCCAACATTGTTGGGGTTGTGGACCACAAAATGAAGCTGGTATACATTTAAAATCTTATCCAAGCGAAGATGGGAAAAGTGTGATTTGTAAGGTGATTCCAGATGAGAAATTTACAGGAGGAGTACCTCAAAACCTCTTTGGTGGTATGATTGCAATGATATTTGATTGCCACGGAACAGCTTCAGCAGCATATTTTAATCACAAAAACAAGGGATTAGAACTTAGTGAAGAAACTGTAATAGGAAGATATATAACCGCAAGACTAGAAGTAGACTTCAAAAAACCAGTACCAATGAATGAAGAAATAACTGTAATATCAACATTAGAAGAACTTACTGACAGAAAAGCTATAGTAAATATGACTATGGAAGCTTGTGGAGAAAAAAGAGCAGAATCAAGAATTATTGCTGTTGGTGTGAAGGATAATATTTAG
- a CDS encoding GNAT family N-acetyltransferase, translated as MDEINYQTFDTELINQVLSIYEKNGWTAYLDDLEKLKRSFENSLYVLGAFDNGLLVGFIRCVGDGEHIVFIQDLIVDPDYYRQGIGKKLYSLVSNYFKDVRTFLLITDADDTRSNSFYKAMGMTDNNKTCPLKTYIR; from the coding sequence ATGGATGAAATAAATTATCAAACATTTGATACTGAACTGATAAATCAAGTGTTAAGTATTTATGAAAAAAACGGATGGACAGCATATCTTGATGATCTTGAAAAACTAAAAAGATCATTTGAAAATTCATTATATGTACTTGGTGCATTTGATAATGGATTACTTGTCGGATTTATCAGATGTGTAGGTGATGGTGAACATATAGTCTTTATCCAGGATTTAATTGTAGATCCTGATTATTATAGGCAAGGAATAGGGAAAAAACTATACAGCCTAGTCTCTAATTATTTCAAAGATGTAAGAACGTTTTTGCTAATAACTGATGCTGATGATACTAGGTCAAATTCTTTTTACAAAGCTATGGGAATGACCGATAATAATAAAACTTGTCCATTAAAAACATATATAAGATAA